A region from the Lysobacter sp. BMK333-48F3 genome encodes:
- the dxs gene encoding 1-deoxy-D-xylulose-5-phosphate synthase yields MIDSQRYPRLSRIQVPADLRRFPEEELPAIAQELRAYLIEQVALVGGHFGAGLGVIELTVALHWLYETPRDRLVWDVGHQSYPHKILTGRRDSIHTVKQKDGVAPFPKRDESEYDTFGVGHSSTSISAALGMAIALERLGDERKVVAVIGDGAMTAGMAFEALAHAGGLDPEPNVLVILNDNQMSISENVGGVTKMLGRLTSSRTLNAIREGGKKLLGDKRKPAAKFVRRWEEHWKGMFVPSTFFEEVGFHYTGPIDGHDLPALLHAMKTLKGLKGPQLLHILTTKGKGYELAEGDQIGYHAVGPFDPEKGLVAKAGAKKPTYTDVFGEWLCDMAAADERLLGITPAMREGSGLVRFSKEYPQRYFDVAIAEQHAVTLAAGMACEGAKPVVAIYSTFLQRGYDQLVHDVAIQNLDVLFAIDRGGVVGPDGATHAGNLDLSYLRCVPNMVVMAPADEDECRKMLSTGHRYEGPAAVRYPRGTGPGVAVQPDLDVLPIGKAQLRRQGSRVALLAFGAIVPAAEQAAAELGLTVVNMRFVKPLDRELILELAKSHDGFVTLEDNVVAGGAGSGVAELLSAEGIVLPVLHLGLPDEFQHHASREQLLAEAGLDAASIRASVLKRWPQLAAAPAQSAAG; encoded by the coding sequence ATGATCGATTCGCAGCGCTACCCGCGTCTTTCCCGCATCCAGGTTCCCGCCGATCTGCGCCGCTTTCCCGAAGAGGAATTGCCGGCGATCGCGCAGGAACTGCGCGCCTACCTGATCGAACAGGTCGCCTTGGTCGGCGGCCATTTCGGCGCCGGCCTCGGCGTGATCGAACTCACCGTCGCCCTGCACTGGCTGTACGAAACGCCGCGCGACCGACTGGTTTGGGACGTCGGTCACCAAAGCTATCCGCACAAGATCCTCACCGGTCGCCGCGACAGCATCCATACGGTCAAGCAGAAGGACGGCGTCGCGCCGTTCCCGAAGCGCGACGAGTCCGAGTACGACACCTTCGGCGTCGGCCACAGCTCGACCTCGATCTCGGCCGCGCTCGGCATGGCGATCGCGCTCGAGCGGCTCGGCGACGAGCGCAAGGTCGTGGCGGTGATCGGCGACGGCGCGATGACCGCCGGCATGGCGTTCGAGGCGCTGGCGCACGCCGGCGGCCTGGATCCGGAGCCGAACGTGCTGGTGATCCTCAACGACAACCAGATGTCGATCTCCGAGAACGTCGGCGGCGTCACCAAGATGCTCGGCCGTCTGACCAGCAGCCGCACCCTCAACGCGATCCGCGAAGGCGGCAAGAAGCTGCTCGGCGACAAGCGCAAGCCGGCGGCGAAGTTCGTGCGCCGCTGGGAAGAGCACTGGAAGGGCATGTTCGTGCCCTCGACCTTCTTCGAGGAAGTCGGCTTCCACTACACCGGCCCGATCGACGGCCACGACCTGCCCGCGCTGCTGCACGCGATGAAGACGCTGAAGGGTCTCAAGGGCCCGCAGCTGCTGCACATCCTCACCACCAAGGGCAAGGGCTACGAGCTCGCCGAAGGCGACCAGATCGGCTACCACGCGGTCGGTCCGTTCGATCCGGAGAAGGGCCTGGTCGCCAAGGCCGGCGCCAAGAAGCCGACCTACACCGATGTGTTCGGCGAATGGCTGTGCGACATGGCCGCCGCCGACGAACGTCTGCTCGGCATCACCCCGGCGATGCGCGAAGGCTCGGGCCTGGTGCGCTTCAGCAAGGAATACCCGCAGCGCTACTTCGACGTCGCCATCGCCGAGCAGCATGCGGTGACCCTGGCCGCGGGCATGGCCTGCGAAGGCGCCAAGCCGGTGGTCGCGATCTACTCGACCTTCCTGCAGCGCGGCTACGACCAGCTGGTGCACGACGTCGCGATCCAGAACCTCGACGTGCTGTTCGCGATCGACCGCGGCGGCGTGGTCGGCCCCGACGGCGCCACCCACGCCGGCAACCTGGACCTGTCCTATCTGCGTTGCGTGCCGAACATGGTGGTGATGGCTCCGGCCGACGAGGACGAGTGCCGCAAGATGCTCAGCACCGGCCACCGCTACGAAGGCCCGGCCGCGGTGCGCTATCCGCGCGGCACCGGCCCCGGCGTCGCGGTGCAGCCGGACCTGGACGTGCTGCCGATCGGCAAGGCGCAGCTGCGCCGCCAGGGCTCGCGCGTCGCCCTGCTCGCCTTCGGCGCGATCGTGCCGGCGGCCGAGCAGGCCGCCGCCGAACTCGGCCTGACCGTGGTCAACATGCGCTTCGTCAAGCCGCTGGATCGCGAGCTGATCCTGGAGCTGGCCAAGAGCCACGACGGCTTCGTCACCCTGGAAGACAACGTCGTCGCCGGCGGCGCCGGCAGCGGCGTGGCCGAGCTGCTGTCCGCCGAAGGCATCGTCCTGCCGGTGCTGCACCTGGGCCTGCCGGACGAGTTCCAGCACCACGCCAGCCGCGAGCAACTGCTCGCCGAAGCCGGCCTGGACGCCGCCTCGATCCGCGCCAGCGTGCTCAAGCGCTGGCCGCAGTTGGCGGCGGCGCCGGCGCAGTCCGCGGCGGGCTGA
- a CDS encoding DUF3325 domain-containing protein, which translates to MLWLGLSLGVAAWCLLSLGLEKHHGQVSTAAFVPARGRVLRAVGWALLALMFAVLVYERGWAQGPIFWFAAMIVSALAWTLLMTMAPKASVKVAAAALLSAFVAMPFWAV; encoded by the coding sequence ATGCTGTGGTTGGGACTGAGTCTGGGCGTGGCGGCGTGGTGCCTGTTGAGCCTGGGGCTGGAAAAGCATCACGGCCAGGTGTCGACGGCCGCGTTCGTGCCCGCGCGCGGCCGCGTCCTGCGCGCGGTCGGCTGGGCGCTGCTGGCGCTGATGTTCGCCGTGCTGGTCTACGAGCGCGGCTGGGCCCAGGGCCCGATCTTCTGGTTCGCGGCGATGATCGTGTCGGCGCTGGCGTGGACCTTGCTGATGACGATGGCGCCGAAGGCGAGCGTGAAGGTCGCGGCGGCGGCGCTGTTGAGCGCGTTCGTGGCGATGCCGTTCTGGGCGGTGTGA
- a CDS encoding HNH endonuclease produces MNWQTASCLYARGAVAWTLGDPCLEVHGGINRLTGERSVLALHPIVAARGHARPGALDPTPALTNAALFARDGYLCMYCGHDFHRPHLTRDHVVPVSKGGRDLWENVVAACFGCNSRKGNRTPQQAGMPLLAVPYRPSWVEHLILSNRNILADQMAFLKNQLPKRSHLAN; encoded by the coding sequence ATGAACTGGCAGACCGCCAGTTGCCTCTACGCCCGCGGCGCCGTCGCCTGGACCCTCGGCGATCCCTGCCTGGAAGTGCACGGCGGCATCAACCGCCTGACCGGCGAGCGCAGCGTGCTGGCCTTGCACCCGATCGTCGCCGCGCGCGGCCATGCCCGCCCCGGCGCGCTGGACCCGACGCCGGCGCTGACCAACGCCGCGCTGTTCGCCCGCGACGGCTACCTGTGCATGTACTGCGGCCACGACTTCCACCGCCCGCACCTGACCCGCGACCACGTCGTGCCGGTCTCCAAGGGCGGCCGCGACCTGTGGGAGAACGTGGTCGCCGCCTGCTTCGGCTGCAATTCGCGCAAGGGCAACCGCACCCCGCAGCAGGCCGGCATGCCGCTGCTCGCGGTGCCGTACCGGCCGAGCTGGGTCGAGCACCTGATCCTGTCCAACCGCAACATCCTCGCCGACCAGATGGCGTTCCTGAAAAACCAGCTGCCGAAGCGGTCGCATCTGGCCAACTGA
- a CDS encoding integration host factor subunit alpha gives MALTKAEMAERLFDEVGLNKREAKEFVDAFFDALREALEQGRQVKLSGFGNFDLRRKNQRPGRNPKTGEEIPISARTVVTFRPGQKLKERVEAYSGGEHA, from the coding sequence ATGGCACTTACCAAAGCGGAAATGGCGGAGCGGTTGTTCGACGAAGTCGGACTGAACAAGCGCGAGGCCAAGGAATTCGTCGACGCGTTCTTCGACGCGTTGCGCGAAGCGTTGGAGCAGGGCCGCCAGGTCAAGCTGTCGGGCTTCGGCAATTTCGATCTGCGTCGCAAAAACCAGCGGCCGGGGCGCAATCCGAAGACCGGCGAAGAGATCCCGATTTCGGCGCGGACGGTGGTGACCTTCCGTCCCGGCCAGAAGCTGAAGGAACGCGTCGAGGCGTACAGCGGAGGGGAGCATGCTTGA
- a CDS encoding PepSY-associated TM helix domain-containing protein, translating to MKNSFSQAMAWLHTWAGLLIGWLLFVIFVGGTIACFDKELTYWMQPSLHGQERAAAAPAPSLQSAVEQLQKIAKPHPHAYYVTLPGERSKTLDAGVYYDAGDPDLISLDPATGKKVPETAGGEFFFTLHFNLHSPTWGMYIVGLAGMFMLIAILTGIVIHKRIFKDFFTFRPKAGGQRAWLDGHNLTGVLGLPFHLMIAYTGVAIFVANYMPAGLFTAYDGNAEKFYAEAADSYERAETGKPLTAIYPIDRLLEDARRRLGQPLTWVSVHHPDDTSATISFGGDHSRDVAWNFDQVFYDANDGKLLHETGAFGPGYKTYTFLGGMHMAQWGGSALRWLYFVMGLAGCVMIASGMQVWVNKRAKKIAEAGRLSGYGLVQALNLGVVGGMPLASAAMVIANRLIPADAVARSSAEITVFCAVWIAATLYAAVPAVHKRGWSQFFALNAAAFALVPLVNLATAPNSHLFATIARGEWALAAVDLTALALAAGFALLARHGWIKARRPAQAPSRRERAAEPALADR from the coding sequence ATGAAAAACAGTTTTTCCCAGGCCATGGCCTGGTTGCACACCTGGGCCGGACTGCTGATCGGCTGGCTGCTGTTCGTGATCTTCGTCGGCGGCACCATCGCCTGCTTCGACAAGGAGCTGACCTACTGGATGCAGCCCTCGCTGCACGGCCAGGAACGCGCGGCCGCCGCGCCGGCGCCCAGCCTGCAAAGCGCGGTCGAGCAACTGCAGAAGATCGCCAAGCCGCATCCGCACGCCTACTACGTGACCCTGCCCGGCGAGCGCAGCAAGACACTGGACGCCGGCGTGTACTACGACGCCGGCGATCCGGACCTGATCAGCCTGGATCCGGCCACCGGCAAGAAAGTGCCGGAGACCGCCGGCGGCGAGTTCTTCTTCACCTTGCACTTCAACCTGCACTCGCCGACCTGGGGCATGTACATCGTCGGCCTGGCCGGCATGTTCATGCTGATCGCGATCCTGACCGGCATCGTGATCCACAAGCGCATCTTCAAGGACTTCTTCACCTTCCGGCCCAAGGCCGGCGGCCAGCGCGCCTGGCTCGACGGGCACAACCTCACCGGCGTGCTCGGCCTGCCGTTCCATCTGATGATCGCCTACACCGGCGTGGCGATCTTCGTCGCCAATTACATGCCGGCCGGCTTGTTCACCGCCTACGACGGCAACGCCGAGAAGTTCTACGCCGAGGCCGCCGACAGCTACGAGCGTGCCGAAACCGGCAAGCCGCTGACCGCGATCTACCCGATCGACCGCCTGCTCGAGGACGCGCGCCGGCGCCTGGGCCAGCCGCTGACCTGGGTCAGCGTGCACCATCCCGACGACACCAGCGCCACCATTTCCTTCGGCGGCGACCATAGCCGCGACGTGGCCTGGAATTTCGACCAGGTGTTCTACGACGCCAACGACGGCAAGCTGTTGCACGAAACCGGCGCGTTCGGGCCCGGCTACAAGACTTACACCTTCCTCGGCGGCATGCATATGGCGCAGTGGGGCGGCAGCGCGTTGCGCTGGCTGTACTTCGTCATGGGCCTGGCCGGCTGCGTGATGATCGCCAGCGGCATGCAGGTCTGGGTCAACAAGCGGGCGAAGAAGATCGCCGAGGCCGGCCGCCTGTCGGGCTACGGCCTGGTGCAGGCGCTGAACCTGGGCGTGGTCGGCGGCATGCCGCTGGCGAGCGCGGCGATGGTGATCGCCAACCGGCTGATTCCGGCCGATGCGGTCGCACGTTCGAGCGCGGAGATCACCGTGTTCTGCGCGGTGTGGATCGCGGCGACGCTGTACGCGGCGGTGCCGGCGGTGCACAAGCGCGGCTGGAGCCAGTTCTTCGCCCTCAATGCCGCCGCTTTCGCCTTGGTGCCGTTGGTCAATCTGGCCACCGCGCCGAACAGCCACCTGTTCGCCACGATCGCGCGCGGCGAGTGGGCCCTGGCCGCGGTCGACCTGACCGCGCTGGCGCTGGCCGCGGGCTTCGCCCTGCTGGCGCGGCACGGATGGATCAAGGCGCGGCGGCCGGCGCAGGCGCCGTCGCGGCGCGAACGCGCCGCCGAGCCGGCGCTGGCGGATCGCTGA
- a CDS encoding MerR family transcriptional regulator: protein MLDPGSNRELPPIPAKRYFTIGEVSELCDVKPHVLRYWETEFPTLNPVKRRGNRRYYQRHEVLMVRQIRGLLYEQGYTIGGARLRLEGEAAKDESALSSQIVKQVRMELEEVLQLLRR, encoded by the coding sequence ATGCTTGACCCGGGCAGCAATCGCGAACTGCCGCCGATTCCGGCGAAGCGCTACTTCACCATCGGCGAAGTCAGCGAGCTGTGCGACGTCAAGCCGCACGTGCTGCGTTACTGGGAAACCGAGTTCCCGACCCTCAACCCGGTCAAGCGCCGCGGTAACCGCCGTTACTACCAGCGCCACGAGGTGCTGATGGTGCGGCAGATCCGCGGCCTGCTGTACGAACAGGGCTACACCATCGGCGGCGCGCGCCTGCGCCTGGAAGGCGAGGCGGCCAAGGACGAATCGGCGCTGAGCTCGCAGATCGTCAAGCAGGTGCGGATGGAGCTGGAAGAGGTTTTGCAGCTGCTCAGGCGCTGA
- a CDS encoding PEP/pyruvate-binding domain-containing protein: MSESAVVLDWAASAAAGAGVAGGKGWQLGRMARLGIAVPAGFVIAAAASRGRAPGAPVGAALREHLAEELARRGWNAQALAVRSSAPQEDSAQASFAGIHRSCLNVVGLDALLQAVVEVWDSAHAPAARAYRERFGLDADDSAMAVVVMPLLPALASGVVFTRDPRSGREDRIAVNAHWGLGEALVGGQADVDEYLLRYDRIEQRLAPLQRRIGAKRHYTRVSQHGGTELADTPAEQGARAVLTPEQSQQVAWLAMDAARALDFACPHYDVEWVWDGARVWIVQARPITAGARHTYPALRGQPALWTRGNTREILPEPLSAMDWSIYAVAADRMLTTGYELSGYPVLEGVPHAGLRHGRVYLEASLIQWEGYDAYGIAPAAINALIGGRLPEIAVPAPGRRDRLRRVARLLRYLRRSAARRRAADAAVVAALAQAKQWREQDLSQGDRALAQRLSEQVVQVRRADELFFLQGSAGGSLSGLVDLIEKYCPGEGHALAAALLAGGEPSTTARQGYELMALAARAAAEPAVLAWLRSGGRDDAAWRESLPPDSAFRGEFAAFLERYGHRTVAESYLRHARWRERPQYLFDQILALGGSDAQALRLRQREAGAQARRRLQGRLPWWQRPALNYLLRSAARDSNQREAARSALMAYFEALRRLALKLGERACERGALERAEDAFELDAEELCALADGRLAPAHARARARTRCELRLLQALQAEPELVVEHGVLAAAPLEPARAAAGEDGWSGTPIGAGRARGRARIVRDPHQGASLAAGEILIAPSTDPAWTPLFLRAAALVMETGGYLSHGAIVAREFGIPAVANLPGLLGELTDGEEIEVDGDHGLVRRLRA, from the coding sequence ATGAGCGAGTCCGCCGTGGTGCTGGACTGGGCCGCGTCGGCAGCGGCCGGCGCGGGCGTGGCCGGCGGCAAGGGCTGGCAGCTCGGGCGCATGGCCCGGCTCGGCATCGCGGTGCCGGCCGGGTTCGTGATCGCCGCCGCCGCCAGTCGCGGCCGCGCGCCGGGCGCGCCGGTCGGCGCGGCGCTGCGCGAGCATCTGGCCGAGGAACTGGCCCGGCGCGGCTGGAACGCGCAGGCGCTGGCGGTGCGTTCTTCGGCGCCGCAGGAGGACTCGGCCCAGGCCTCGTTCGCCGGCATCCATCGTTCCTGTCTCAACGTGGTCGGCCTGGACGCGCTGCTGCAGGCGGTGGTCGAGGTCTGGGACTCGGCGCATGCGCCGGCCGCGCGCGCTTACCGAGAGCGTTTCGGCCTGGACGCCGACGACAGCGCGATGGCGGTGGTGGTGATGCCGCTGCTGCCGGCGCTGGCCTCGGGCGTTGTGTTCACCCGCGACCCGCGCTCGGGACGCGAGGACCGGATCGCGGTCAACGCGCATTGGGGCCTGGGCGAGGCCCTGGTCGGCGGCCAGGCCGATGTCGACGAATACCTGCTGCGGTACGACCGCATCGAACAGCGCCTGGCGCCGCTGCAGCGCCGTATCGGCGCCAAGCGCCACTACACCCGGGTCAGCCAACACGGCGGCACCGAACTGGCGGACACGCCGGCCGAGCAGGGCGCGCGGGCGGTGCTGACGCCTGAGCAGTCGCAGCAGGTCGCCTGGCTGGCGATGGACGCGGCGCGCGCGCTCGATTTCGCCTGCCCGCATTACGACGTGGAATGGGTCTGGGACGGCGCGCGGGTGTGGATCGTACAGGCGCGGCCGATCACCGCCGGCGCGCGCCACACCTATCCGGCGCTGCGCGGCCAGCCGGCGCTGTGGACCCGCGGCAACACCCGCGAAATCCTGCCCGAGCCCTTGTCGGCGATGGACTGGTCGATCTATGCCGTGGCCGCCGACCGCATGCTCACCACCGGTTACGAGCTCAGCGGCTATCCGGTGCTGGAAGGCGTGCCGCACGCGGGCCTGCGCCATGGCCGGGTGTACCTGGAGGCCTCGCTGATCCAGTGGGAAGGCTACGACGCCTACGGCATCGCGCCGGCGGCGATCAACGCCCTGATCGGCGGACGCCTGCCGGAGATCGCCGTGCCCGCGCCGGGTCGGCGCGACCGGCTGCGCCGCGTGGCGCGCCTGCTGAGGTATCTGCGCCGGTCGGCGGCGCGGCGACGCGCGGCCGACGCCGCGGTCGTCGCCGCACTGGCGCAGGCGAAGCAGTGGCGCGAACAGGACCTGAGCCAGGGCGATCGCGCGCTGGCCCAGCGCCTGAGCGAGCAGGTCGTGCAGGTGCGCCGCGCCGACGAGCTGTTCTTCCTGCAGGGTTCGGCCGGCGGCAGCCTCAGCGGCCTGGTCGACCTGATCGAGAAGTACTGCCCGGGCGAAGGCCATGCCTTGGCCGCGGCCTTGCTGGCCGGCGGCGAGCCGAGCACCACCGCGCGCCAGGGCTACGAGCTGATGGCGCTGGCGGCGCGCGCGGCGGCCGAGCCGGCGGTGCTGGCCTGGCTGCGCAGCGGCGGACGCGACGATGCGGCGTGGCGCGAGAGCCTGCCGCCCGACAGCGCGTTCCGCGGCGAATTCGCCGCGTTCCTCGAACGCTACGGCCATCGCACGGTCGCCGAGAGCTATCTGCGCCATGCGCGCTGGCGCGAACGGCCGCAGTATCTGTTCGACCAGATCCTGGCCCTGGGCGGCAGCGACGCACAGGCGCTGCGTCTGCGCCAGCGCGAGGCCGGCGCGCAAGCGCGGCGACGCCTGCAGGGACGGCTGCCGTGGTGGCAGCGGCCGGCGCTGAACTATCTGCTGCGCAGCGCGGCGCGCGACAGCAACCAGCGCGAGGCCGCGCGCAGCGCGCTGATGGCGTACTTCGAAGCGCTGCGGCGGCTGGCGCTGAAGCTCGGCGAGCGCGCCTGCGAGCGCGGCGCGCTGGAACGGGCCGAGGATGCGTTCGAGCTCGACGCCGAGGAACTGTGCGCGCTGGCCGACGGTCGGCTCGCGCCGGCGCACGCCCGAGCGCGTGCGCGGACCCGGTGCGAGTTGCGTCTGCTGCAGGCGCTGCAGGCCGAGCCCGAACTGGTGGTCGAACACGGCGTCCTGGCGGCGGCGCCCCTGGAACCGGCGCGTGCCGCGGCGGGCGAGGACGGTTGGAGCGGCACGCCGATCGGCGCCGGCCGCGCGCGCGGGCGGGCGCGGATCGTGCGCGATCCGCACCAGGGCGCGAGCCTGGCGGCGGGCGAGATCCTGATCGCGCCCAGCACCGACCCGGCCTGGACGCCGCTGTTCCTGCGCGCGGCGGCGCTGGTCATGGAGACCGGCGGGTATCTGTCGCACGGCGCGATCGTCGCGCGCGAGTTCGGCATTCCGGCGGTGGCCAACCTGCCCGGCCTGCTCGGCGAACTGACCGACGGCGAGGAAATCGAGGTCGACGGCGACCACGGCCTGGTGCGCCGGCTGCGCGCCTGA
- a CDS encoding TetR/AcrR family transcriptional regulator, whose translation MNSPAPTPDPGRRERKRQQTLDHLAATAFALFEAEGYEAVTMEQIAAAADLAKGTLYNHFPVKEALLAHRFHGELAQALDGLMVRLAEPEPFARRLSQWLRTSAEWCERRRSYMWPYVRYRFLASEAAARRRDGDGRSGLERLFRLLILAGQASGELRRDLPAGQLADLLQHLYLGALMRWLATPGEGAPAPTLEEEFAAIVELFVHGAAARAGAAP comes from the coding sequence ATGAACTCTCCAGCCCCCACGCCCGATCCGGGCCGGCGCGAGCGCAAGCGCCAGCAGACCCTCGACCACCTCGCCGCCACCGCCTTCGCCTTGTTCGAGGCCGAGGGCTACGAGGCGGTGACGATGGAGCAGATCGCCGCCGCGGCCGATCTGGCCAAGGGCACGCTGTACAACCATTTCCCGGTCAAGGAAGCGCTGTTGGCGCACCGGTTCCACGGCGAGCTGGCGCAGGCGCTGGACGGGCTGATGGTCCGCCTGGCGGAGCCGGAGCCCTTCGCCCGCCGCCTGTCGCAGTGGCTGCGGACTTCCGCCGAGTGGTGCGAACGCCGGCGTAGCTACATGTGGCCGTACGTGCGCTACCGCTTCCTCGCTAGCGAGGCCGCCGCGCGGCGTCGCGACGGCGACGGGCGCAGCGGCCTGGAGCGGTTGTTCCGCCTGTTGATCCTGGCCGGGCAGGCCAGCGGCGAACTGCGGCGCGATCTGCCCGCCGGGCAGTTGGCCGACCTGCTCCAGCACCTGTACCTGGGCGCGCTGATGCGTTGGCTGGCGACGCCGGGCGAGGGCGCGCCGGCGCCGACGCTGGAGGAGGAGTTCGCCGCGATCGTCGAGCTGTTCGTGCACGGCGCCGCGGCGCGTGCCGGGGCGGCGCCATGA
- a CDS encoding TraB/GumN family protein yields the protein MRRSLFVLLLLALAPSVAPAQTAVPAAESIRDLDTLVVTGEQPGPGMWKVVRGGHVLWILGTVSPLPKNMTWLSRDVEAAIAESQAVIAPPSVNFDTDLGMLRTMMLIPTALKARKNPDGKTLQEVVPADLYARWSTLKARYIGRDGGVEKWRPIFAAQELYEAAIERSGMSLKGVVKPVVDQAAKRHGVPVLEARVALKIADPKAALKEFGASALDDRECFAKTMARIEGDLESMRARGNAWAVGDIAALRSLPQGDQYRTCMDALATTGVAHRLGFADLRERVAATWLERALDSLAENRSTFATLPVSDLLENGGLLDKLRAQGYTVEDP from the coding sequence ATGCGCCGTTCCCTGTTCGTCCTGCTGCTGTTGGCCCTGGCCCCGAGCGTCGCCCCGGCGCAGACGGCCGTGCCCGCGGCCGAGTCCATCCGCGACCTCGACACCCTGGTGGTCACCGGCGAGCAGCCCGGCCCCGGCATGTGGAAGGTGGTGCGCGGCGGCCATGTGCTGTGGATCCTGGGCACGGTCAGCCCGCTGCCGAAGAACATGACCTGGCTGTCGCGCGACGTCGAAGCGGCGATCGCCGAATCGCAGGCGGTGATCGCCCCGCCCTCGGTCAATTTCGACACCGACCTGGGCATGCTGCGCACGATGATGCTGATTCCGACCGCGCTGAAGGCGCGCAAGAATCCCGACGGCAAGACCCTGCAGGAAGTGGTGCCGGCGGACCTGTACGCGCGCTGGTCGACGCTCAAGGCGCGCTACATCGGCCGCGACGGCGGGGTCGAGAAGTGGCGGCCGATCTTCGCCGCGCAGGAACTGTACGAAGCGGCGATCGAGCGTTCGGGCATGAGCCTGAAGGGCGTGGTCAAGCCGGTGGTCGACCAGGCCGCCAAGCGCCACGGCGTGCCGGTGCTGGAGGCGCGGGTCGCGCTGAAGATCGCCGATCCGAAGGCGGCGCTGAAGGAGTTCGGCGCCAGCGCGCTCGACGACCGCGAATGCTTCGCCAAGACCATGGCGCGGATCGAGGGCGACCTGGAATCGATGCGCGCGCGCGGCAACGCCTGGGCGGTCGGCGACATCGCCGCGCTGCGCAGCCTGCCGCAGGGCGATCAGTACCGCACCTGCATGGACGCGCTGGCCACCACCGGCGTCGCCCACCGCCTGGGCTTCGCCGACCTGCGCGAACGCGTCGCCGCGACCTGGCTGGAACGCGCGCTGGATTCGCTGGCGGAAAACCGCAGCACCTTCGCCACCCTGCCGGTATCGGACCTGCTGGAGAACGGCGGCCTGCTCGACAAGCTGCGCGCCCAGGGCTACACCGTCGAGGATCCCTGA